From Camelina sativa cultivar DH55 chromosome 7, Cs, whole genome shotgun sequence, one genomic window encodes:
- the LOC104702480 gene encoding psbP domain-containing protein 4, chloroplastic-like: METALLRYCCVSFSSHPYHKKISAHRRVDGGETQSQRDERCATTALSRRSLMASGFSLASSTALAFPGEGLAVVKQGLLAGRVPGLSEPDDQGWRTYRRPDEKSGGHGVGWSPIIPYAFTVPQDWNEVPVSIADLGGTEIDLRFASPKEGRVSVIVAPVLRFADNLGDDVKIENIGPPAKVINAFGPEVIGENVEGKVLSSNVAEHQGRLYYQFELEPPHVLITATAAGNRLYLFSVTGNGLQWKRYYKDLKRIATSFRVV; encoded by the exons ATGGAAACAGCTCTTCTCCGGTACTGCTGCGTCAGTTTTTCCAGTCATCCCTACCACAAGAAAATCTCCGCTCACCGCAGAGTCGATGGCGGTGAGACTCAGAGTCAGAGAGACGAGAGGTGCGCTACTACTGCTTTGAGTAGAAGATCGTTAATGGCGTCTGGATTCTCTTTAGCCTCGTCGACGGCTTTAGCGTTTCCAGGGGAAGGATTGGCTGTCGTGAAACAGGGTCTTCTTGCCGGCAGGGTTCCTGGTCTTTCCGAACCTGATGATCAAG GTTGGAGAACATACCGTAGACCAGACGAGAAGTCAGGAGGACATGGTGTTGGTTGGAGTCCTATCATCCCTTACGCCTTTACGGTTCCTCAAGATTGGAATGAG GTACCTGTATCGATCGCTGATCTTGGTGGCACAGAGATTGACTTGAGATTTGCTAGCCCTAAAGAAGGCCGCGTGTCTGTTATCGTAGCTCCTGTTCTAAGATTTGCAGATA ACCTCGGGGACGATGTTAAGATTGAGAATATTGGACCACCAGCGAAGGTGATTAACGCGTTTGGACCAGAAGTGATCGGAGAAAACGTAGAAGGGAAAGTGTTGAGTTCAAATGTAGCAGAACACCAAGGTAGACTCTATTACCAATTCGAGCTAGAGCCGCCTCATGTACTGATCACTGCAACAGCTGCCGGAAACCGCCTTTACTTGTTCAGTGTCACCGGAAAcg GGCTTCAATGGAAGAGATACTACAAGGATCTGAAGAGGATAGCTACTTCGTTCCGTGTTGTTTAG
- the LOC104702482 gene encoding uncharacterized protein LOC104702482 isoform X1 codes for MYVDNAAMTRQQVSEVRRPSRRGGYTGGKNSRNYTTISVLDFVPWWMELGYEPILHPSNGQGDGLVSLQSGSYLSCLTSFIWCFRISGSWCWFYGIFANFSSKAWGSQGQSWFLSLWETLVRERLHNISMKLVERYDLLLAAGCWDHRSASLPYLESLFHSLFFPAQLFQVGEVYPLALKPNLQVGHKIQLYLFYRTEPNRTSEIDCSDEPVFFNRKKMASRIEKPVSSSVLHLPEKMDSICCFRPNQSCLRTSVLPAFCISSLSAVNRFRSTTSLRFGFPAAPFRRIPNSSFVTHAKKSKRKTSIVEPNPNKVEESLFQDEEEEEEEDELVLPEEMQDELLTDGEYDEDDDDFEFDESEEEEELYDGDGGGGGGIKLAGTLWDKEALALAESVCESFEGELGIYAFKTLPNSTIQVRIERLTSKFGSPTMEDIEAYSTIYRAKLAEAELAKSIPDNISLEVYLLVSKGW; via the exons ATGTATGTTGACAATGCTGCGATGACCCGCCAACAG GTCTCAGAAGTTAGAAGACCCAGCAGAAGGGGAGGATACACTGGTGgcaaaaattcaagaaattataCGACCATCTCAGTACTGGATTTCGTGCCTTGGTGGATGGAACTCG gttaCGAGCCAATACTACACCCAAGCAATGGTCAAGGAGATGGCCTTGTTAGCCTTCAATCGGGCTCTTACTTAAGCTGTCTAACTTCCTTTATTTGGTGTTTTAGAATATCTGGTTCTTGGTGTTGGTTTTATGGGATCTTTGCCAACTTCTCGTCCAAAGCGTGGGGATCACAG GGCCAAAGTTGGTTCTTGTCATTGTGGGAGACACTGGTTCGGGAAAGACTACACAATATCTCCATGAAGCTGGTTGAAAGGTACGACCTACTACTTGCCGCAGGTTGCTGGGATCACAGGTCTGCGAGTCTTCCATACCTTGAAAGCTTGTTCCACAGCTTGTTCTTTCCGGCACAGCTCTTCCAAGTTGGCGAAGTCTATCCCCTTGCTTTGAAGCCCAACCTTCAAGTTGGACATAAAATTCAACTCTATTTATTctaccgaaccgaaccgaaccgaacatCTGAAATTGATTGTAGTGATGAACCGGTGTTTTTTAACCGAAAAAAAATGGCCTCACGAATCGAGAAACCAGtctcttcttcagttcttcacTTGCCGGAGAAGATGGATTCGATTTGTTGTTTCCGACCAAATCAATCTTGTCTTAGAACTTCAGTTTTGCCTGCTTTTTGCATAAGTAGTCTTTCCGCCGTCAATCGTTTCCGTTCAACGACGAGTCTTCGTTTTGGATTTCCGGCGGCGCCGTTTCGTCGGATTCCAAACTCTTCCTTCGTGACTCACGCGAAGAAGAGTAAGAGGAAAACGAGTATCGTTGAACCTAATCCGAACAAAGTCGAAGAATCTCTCtttcaagatgaagaagaagaagaagaagaagatgagctagTTCTTCCCGAAGAGATGCAAGACG AGTTACTAACGGATGGTGAATACGACGAAGACGACGATGACTTTGAATTCGATGAGagcgaggaggaagaagaactcTAT GATGGAGAtggaggtggtggaggaggcATTAAACTTGCTGGAACGTTATGGGACAAAGAAGCATTGGCATTAGCTGAGAGCGTATGCGAGTCTTTTGAAGGGGAGTTAGGCATTTATGCCTTCAAGACTCTGCCTAATTCAACCATACAAGTGAGAATCGAGCGGCTCACTAGCAAGTTTGGTTCCCCAACAATGGAAGATATCGAAGCATATTCAACAATCTACCGAGCAAAATTGGCTGAAGCCGAACTCGCCAAGTCTATACCGGACAATATCTCTCTAGAG GTTTATCTCCTGGTGTCGAAAGGGTGGTAA
- the LOC104702482 gene encoding uncharacterized protein LOC104702482 isoform X2, with product MYVDNAAMTRQQVSEVRRPSRRGGYTGGKNSRNYTTISVLDFVPWWMELGYEPILHPSNGQGDGLVSLQSGSYLSCLTSFIWCFRISGSWCWFYGIFANFSSKAWGSQGQSWFLSLWETLVRERLHNISMKLVERYDLLLAAGCWDHRSASLPYLESLFHSLFFPAQLFQVGEVYPLALKPNLQVGHKIQLYLFYRTEPNRTSEIDCSDEPVFFNRKKMASRIEKPVSSSVLHLPEKMDSICCFRPNQSCLRTSVLPAFCISSLSAVNRFRSTTSLRFGFPAAPFRRIPNSSFVTHAKKSKRKTSIVEPNPNKVEESLFQDEEEEEEEDELVLPEEMQDELLTDGEYDEDDDDFEFDESEEEEELYDGDGGGGGGIKLAGTLWDKEALALAESVCESFEGELGIYAFKTLPNSTIQVRIERLTSKFGSPTMEDIEAYSTIYRAKLAEAELAKSIPDNISLEVTSPGVERVVRVPQDLDRYKDRPMYVRYTNEDSETEGDGIFRLVSFDVETKRCVWGIANIRVNREKAGKGRPLSKKQREWRLHTAFESLRLVRLHSEC from the exons ATGTATGTTGACAATGCTGCGATGACCCGCCAACAG GTCTCAGAAGTTAGAAGACCCAGCAGAAGGGGAGGATACACTGGTGgcaaaaattcaagaaattataCGACCATCTCAGTACTGGATTTCGTGCCTTGGTGGATGGAACTCG gttaCGAGCCAATACTACACCCAAGCAATGGTCAAGGAGATGGCCTTGTTAGCCTTCAATCGGGCTCTTACTTAAGCTGTCTAACTTCCTTTATTTGGTGTTTTAGAATATCTGGTTCTTGGTGTTGGTTTTATGGGATCTTTGCCAACTTCTCGTCCAAAGCGTGGGGATCACAG GGCCAAAGTTGGTTCTTGTCATTGTGGGAGACACTGGTTCGGGAAAGACTACACAATATCTCCATGAAGCTGGTTGAAAGGTACGACCTACTACTTGCCGCAGGTTGCTGGGATCACAGGTCTGCGAGTCTTCCATACCTTGAAAGCTTGTTCCACAGCTTGTTCTTTCCGGCACAGCTCTTCCAAGTTGGCGAAGTCTATCCCCTTGCTTTGAAGCCCAACCTTCAAGTTGGACATAAAATTCAACTCTATTTATTctaccgaaccgaaccgaaccgaacatCTGAAATTGATTGTAGTGATGAACCGGTGTTTTTTAACCGAAAAAAAATGGCCTCACGAATCGAGAAACCAGtctcttcttcagttcttcacTTGCCGGAGAAGATGGATTCGATTTGTTGTTTCCGACCAAATCAATCTTGTCTTAGAACTTCAGTTTTGCCTGCTTTTTGCATAAGTAGTCTTTCCGCCGTCAATCGTTTCCGTTCAACGACGAGTCTTCGTTTTGGATTTCCGGCGGCGCCGTTTCGTCGGATTCCAAACTCTTCCTTCGTGACTCACGCGAAGAAGAGTAAGAGGAAAACGAGTATCGTTGAACCTAATCCGAACAAAGTCGAAGAATCTCTCtttcaagatgaagaagaagaagaagaagaagatgagctagTTCTTCCCGAAGAGATGCAAGACG AGTTACTAACGGATGGTGAATACGACGAAGACGACGATGACTTTGAATTCGATGAGagcgaggaggaagaagaactcTAT GATGGAGAtggaggtggtggaggaggcATTAAACTTGCTGGAACGTTATGGGACAAAGAAGCATTGGCATTAGCTGAGAGCGTATGCGAGTCTTTTGAAGGGGAGTTAGGCATTTATGCCTTCAAGACTCTGCCTAATTCAACCATACAAGTGAGAATCGAGCGGCTCACTAGCAAGTTTGGTTCCCCAACAATGGAAGATATCGAAGCATATTCAACAATCTACCGAGCAAAATTGGCTGAAGCCGAACTCGCCAAGTCTATACCGGACAATATCTCTCTAGAGGTTAC ATCTCCTGGTGTCGAAAGGGTGGTAAGAGTTCCGCAGGATCTTGATCGGTATAAGGATAGGCCCATGTATGTGAGGTACACTAACGAGGACAGTGAGACTGAAGGTGATGGTATTTTCAGGCTGGTTTCTTTCGATGTGGAAACCAAAAGATGTGTTTGGGGGATAGCTAACATTCGAGTAAACCGAGAAAAGGCAGGCAAAGGCAGGCCTTTGagcaagaaacaaagagaatggCGACTCCATACGGCTTTCGAGTCTCTACGGTTAGTCCGTTTGCATTCTGAATGTTGA
- the LOC104704928 gene encoding auxin efflux carrier component 6-like, whose amino-acid sequence MDTMFILADTLSKIFVFVLLSLWAFFFKSGGLDWLITLFSIATLPNTLVMGIPLLQAMYGDYTQNLMVQLVVLQCIIWYTLLLFLFELRAARLLIRAEFPGEAAGSIAKIQVDDDVISLDGMDPLRTETETDVNGRIRLRIRRSISSVPDSVMSSSLCLTPRASNLSNAEIFSVNTPNNRFFSGGGGSGTLQFYNGNNEIMFCNGDLGAFGFTRPGYGASPRRLSGYASSDAYSLQPTPRASNFNELDVNGNGTPVWMKSPVAGRIYRQSSPKMMWESGQRHVAKDHINVPEKEISFRDALKAAPHTTAAGGTASMEEGTAEKDTTPAAVIGKQEMPSAAVMVRLILTVVGRKLSRNPNTYSSLLGLIWSLISFKWNIAMPSLVAFSIKIISDAGLGMAMFSLGLFMALQPKMIACGTKKAIIGMVIRFISGPLFMAAASLLVGLRGSRLHAAIVQAALPQGIVPFVFAREYGLHPDLLSTLVIFGMIVSLPVTILYYVLLGL is encoded by the exons ATGGACACTATGTTCATCCTCGCTGACACTTTGTCCAAAATCTTCGTCTTCGTTTTGCTCTCTCTATGGGCCTTTTTCTTCAAATCCGGTGGTCTTGACTGGCTTATCACTCTCTTCTCAATCGCCACTCTCCCTAACACTCTTGTCATGGGCATCCCTTTGCTTCAAGCCATGTATGGAGATTACACTCAAAACCTCATGGTCCAACTCGTTGTTCTTCAGTGCATCATTTG gtATACCCTACTACTCTTCCTCTTCGAACTCCGGGCAGCTAGGTTGCTCATCCGAGCCGAGTTTCCGGGTGAAGCAGCCGGGTCAATCGCCAAGATCCAAGTCGACGATGACGTCATCTCCTTGGACGGCATGGATCCGCTCCGTACAGAAACAGAAACCGATGTCAACGGTCGGATCAGGCTAAGGATCCGACGGTCCATATCATCCGTACCGGATTCTGTTATGTCCTCCTCCTTATGTCTAACCCCTCGAGCCTCTAACCTTTCCAACGCCGAGATTTTCTCCGTCAACACTCCTAATAACCGTTTCTTTagcggcggaggaggaagcGGTACGCTTCAGTTTTATAATGGTAATAACGAGATCATGTTTTGTAACGGAGATCTAGGCGCGTTCGGGTTTACTCGACCCGGATACGGTGCAAGTCCTAGGAGGCTCTCTGGTTACGCTTCCTCGGATGCTTACTCGTTGCAGCCAACGCCACGTGCCTCCAACTTTAACGAGCTTGACGTTAACGGAAACGGTACGCCGGTTTGGATGAAATCTCCCGTCGCCGGGAGAATATACCGGCAATCTTCGCCGAAGATGATGTGGGAGTCTGGTCAGAGACATGTAGCTAAGGATCATATCAATG TGCCAGAGAAGGAGATCAGCTTCAGAGACGCACTTAAGGCTGCACCACATACTACGGCAGCCGGTGGTACTGCTTCCATGGAAGAAGGAACCGCTGAAAAAGACACAACTCCGGCGGCTGTTATAGGCAAGCAAGAAATGCCAAGTGCCGCTGTTATGGTGCGACTCATATTAACAGTCGTGGGACGCAAGCTTTCAAGAAACCCTAACACATATTCCAGCCTCTTAGGACTAATCTGGTCACTTATATCCTTCAA ATGGAATATAGCGATGCCAAGTCTAGTGGCATTCTCGATAAAGATCATTTCAGATGCAGGTCTAGGGATGGCTATGTTTAGTTTAG gTCTGTTCATGGCGCTGCAGCCAAAGATGATCGCTTGTGGGACAAAGAAAGCGATAATAGGGATGGTGATCAGGTTCATCTCAGGTCCTCTTTTCATGGCTGCTGCTTCCCTTCTTGTCGGATTGAGAGGTTCTAGGTTACACGCTGCCATCGTACAG gcgGCTCTACCGCAAGGGATAGTACCGTTTGTGTTTGCGAGGGAGTACGGTTTGCATCCAGACTTGCTCAGTACATT GGTTATCTTTGGTATGATAGTATCTTTACCGGTAACTATTCTCTACTACGTGCTCTTGGGCCTATGA
- the LOC104702481 gene encoding peroxidase 13 has protein sequence MCRRIREDMSILLFGQKMITVALLLVSFSFYGQLGYSEAQLEFGFYSETCPRAESIVRDVVQQAVTNDPGKAAVLLRLQFHDCFVEGCDGSILIKHDGKDDERFATGNAGVAGFDVIDEAKSELERLCPGVVSCADIVALAARDAIVEAKGPFYEVPTGRRDGRIANVGHATNLPDVQDSINSLKSKFREKGLSDQDLVLLSAGAHTIGTTACFFVIPRLDAQDPTIDPEFFQILRSKCPRGGDVNVRIPLDWDSQFVFDDQILRNIKNGRGVILSDSVLYQDNNMKTIIDSYLETNQSSIKANFAADFTKAMVKMGAIGVKIGVQGEIRRLCNATN, from the exons ATGTGCCGTAGAATACGAGAAGATATGTcaattcttttgtttggtcagaaaATGATCACTGTTGCATTATTACtagtttcgttttctttttatggTCAACTAGGTTATTCGGAGGCACAACTAGAGTTTGGATTCTATTCAGAAACATGTCCAAGAGCAGAATCAATCGTACGCGATGTTGTTCAGCAGGCGGTGACCAACGACCCCGGAAAGGCTGCTGTCTTACTCCGTCTCCAGTTCCACGATTGCTTCGTTGAG GGTTGTGATGGGTCCATACTAATCAAGCATGATGGGAAAGATGACGAAAGGTTTGCCACAGGTAATGCGGGTGTGGCTGGTTTCGATGTTATTGACGAAGCCAAATCAGAGCTTGAACGGCTTTGTCCGGGCGTTGTATCTTGCGCGGACATCGTTGCTCTTGCTGCTAGAGATGCTATCGTTGAG GCAAAAGGACCATTTTATGAGGTTCCAACCGGTAGGAGAGACGGTCGGATTGCAAATGTTGGTCATGCTACGAACTTACCAGATGTTCAAGATTCCATAAACTccttgaaatcaaaatttagagaaaaagGGCTTTCAGAtcaagatcttgtacttcttagTGCTG gTGCACATACTATCGGTACAACAGCATGCTTCTTTGTCATACCACGTCTAGATGCTCAAGACCCTACGATAGATCCAGAATTCTTTCAAATCTTGAGATCAAAATGTCCCCGTGGTGGTGATGTTAATGTCAGGATTCCTTTGGATTGGGATAGCCAGTTTGTGTTTGATGACCAAATCTTGCGGAACATAAAAAATGGTCGAGGTGTCATTTTATCGGACTCTGTCTTGTACCAAGACAATAATATGAAGACAATCATTGATTCGTACCTAGAAACTAATCAAAGTTCAATTAAAGCTAATTTTGCTGCGGATTTCACTAAAGCCATGGTAAAGATGGGTGCTATTGGAGTGAAAATCGGTGTTCAAGGAGAGATTAGACGTTTATGCAATGCTACAAACTAG
- the LOC104702484 gene encoding alcohol dehydrogenase class-P, with protein sequence MSTTGQIIRCKAAVAWEAGKPLVMEEVEVAPPQKHEVRIKILFTSLCHTDVYFWEAKGQTPLFPRIFGHEAGGIVESVGEGVTDLQPGDHVLPIFTGECGDCPHCHSEESNMCDLLRINTERGGMIHDGESRFSIKGKPIHHFLGTSTFSEYTVVHSGQVAKINPDAPLDKVCIVSCGLSTGLGATLNVAKPKKGQSVAIFGLGAVGLAAAEGARIAGASRIIGVDLNPSRFDQAKKFGVTEFVNPKDHDKPVQQVIAEMTNGGVDRSVECTGSVQAMIQAFECVHDGWGVAVLVGVPSKDDAFKSHPMNFLNERTLKGTFFGNYKPKTDIPGVVEKYMNKELELEKFITHTVPFSEINKAFDYMLKGESIRCIITMGA encoded by the exons ATGTCTACCACCGGACAGATCATTCGAtgcaaag CTGCTGTGGCATGGGAAGCTGGAAAGCCACTGGTGATGGAGGAAGTAGAGGTTGCTCCACCGCAGAAACACGAAGTTCGTATCAAGATTCTCTTCACTTCTCTCTGTCACACCGATGTTTACTTCTGGGAAGCTaag GGACAAACACCGTTGTTTCCTCGTATCTTCGGCCATGAAGCTGGAGG GATTGTTGAGAGTGTTGGAGAAGGAGTGACTGATCTTCAACCAGGAGATCATGTTTTACCCATCTTCACCGGAGAGTGTGGAGATTGTCCTCACTGTCACTCTGAGGAGTCCAACATGTGTGATCTTCTCAGGATCAACACCGAGCGAGGAGGGATGATTCACGACGGTGAATCAAGATTCTCCATCAAGGGCAAACCGATTCATCATTTCCTCGGGACATCAACGTTTAGCGAGTATACTGTGGTTCACTCTGGTCAGGTCGCTAAGATCAATCCAGATGCTCCTCTTGACAAAGTCTGTATCGTCAGCTGTGGTTTATCCACTGGGTTAGGAGCTACTTTGAATGTGGCTAAACCCAAAAAAGGTCAAAGTGTCGCTATCTTCGGACTCGGTGCTGTTGGTTTAGCCGCTGCAGAAGGTGCTAGAATTGCTGGTGCTTCTAGGATCATTGGTGTTGATCTCAACCCCAGCAGATTCGATCAAG CTAAGAAATTCGGTGTGACCGAATTTGTGAACCCAAAGGACCATGACAAACCAGTTCAACAGGTGATCGCTGAAATGACCAATGGTGGGGTGGACAGGAGTGTGGAGTGTACAGGAAGCGTTCAGGCCATGATTCAAGCATTTGAATGTGTTCATGAT GGCTGGGGTGTTGCGGTGCTAGTTGGTGTGCCAAGCAAAGACGATGCCTTCAAGTCTCATCCGATGAATTTCTTGAATGAGAGGACTCTTAAGGGTACTTTCTTTGGGAACTACAAACCCAAAACTGACATTCCCGGGGTTGTCGAAAAGTACATGAACAAG GAGCTGGAGCTTGAGAAATTCATCACTCACACAGTGCCATTCTCAGAGATCAACAAGGCCTTTGATTACATGTTGAAGGGAGAGAGTATCCGTTGCATCATCACGATGGGTGCTTGA